The following coding sequences are from one Mytilus trossulus isolate FHL-02 chromosome 8, PNRI_Mtr1.1.1.hap1, whole genome shotgun sequence window:
- the LOC134682045 gene encoding zinc-binding protein A33-like: protein MQIRKMATERALNCGPCDYKHETNSAVKWCVDCSEALCSTCFGVHKSLKVLRNHNVIGIEDHNTLQGIILDLPETQMCDKHDKTSEYFCPLHDDIVCIKCIQTSHSNCDGWLPISEAANGVKSSVAKETLNQDLEDVIKNVEYLIESHEQERISNRNVCKNLKDEASKVVERVVQRVKDIETEFINTIEVQQNNISSKIGSRTIKFQDKLQSIKGLRNRLIGIEGYASDSQIFLSIRKISKELSEHTEEVKSVTEEPISILKELKFTATVQSFLTEGTVLCHVQNDSKHLTFQPTQLQKVQSHVAASVTKLTIDKIELQKVVKIDIDPPESKGMTICSAVILPNKQLFCKWKESNHFSIYTSAGEFVRYLSVEDNLSCNFITTVDTNSLAFSY from the coding sequence ATGCAAATACGAAAAATGGCCACTGAACGAGCGTTGAATTGCGGTCCTTGTGACTACAAACATGAAACAAATTCAGCAGTAAAATGGTGTGTAGATTGTTCAGAGGCTTTATGTTCGACATGCTTTGGTGTACATAAAAGTTTGAAGGTATTACGAAATCACAATGTTATTGGTATAGAAGACCATAATACCCTGCAAGGAATTATATTGGATTTACCGGAAACACAAATGTGCGACAAGCATGACAAAACGTCTGAATATTTTTGCCCATTACATGACGACATTGTTTGTATTAAATGTATCCAGACCAGCCATAGTAATTGCGATGGATGGTTGCCAATTTCAGAAGCAGCAAACGGGGTGAAATCATCTGTAGCAAAAGAGACCTTAAATCAAGATCTCGAGGACGTGATTAAAAACGTTGAATATTTGATTGAAAGTCACGAACAAGAAAGGATATCAAATCGAAACGTATGCAAAAATTTGAAAGACGAGGCATCAAAAGTTGTTGAGAGAGTTGTTCAAAGGGTAAAAGACATTGAAACAGAATTTATCAATACTATTGAAGTACAACAGAACAATATTTCTAGCAAAATAGGAAGTCGAACAATAAAATTTCAGGATAAATTGCAAAGCATAAAAGGTTTGAGAAATAGGCTGATTGGTATTGAAGGTTATGCATCAGATTCTCAAATATTTTTGAGCATCCGTAAGATTTCCAAAGAATTGAGTGAACATACAGAAGAAGTTAAATCTGTTACTGAGGAGCCAATATCTATTCTGAAAGAACTCAAGTTTACTGCCACAGTCCAGTCCTTTCTAACAGAAGGTACAGTGCTATGTCATGTGCAAAATGATTCCAAACATTTGACATTTCAACCAACACAACTGCAGAAAGTTCAGTCTCATGTTGCTGCCTCGGTCACCAAATTAACAATAGACAAAATAGAATTACAGAAAGTAGTAAAGATTGATATTGATCCCCCAGAATCAAAAGGCATGACAATTTGTAGCGCGGTTATCTTGCCAAATAAACAGTTATTTTGCAAATGGAAGGAAAGTAATCATTTTAGCATATACACCTCAGCTGGAgaatttgtcagatatttgtctGTAGAGGACAATCTTTCGTGTAACTTTATTACAACTGTTGACACGAATAGCCTAGCTTTCTCCTATTGA
- the LOC134682046 gene encoding uncharacterized protein LOC134682046, with protein MMTTEKSLNCDPCDYKHETKTAVKWCSECSEALCLTCFEAHRILKVSRNHNVISIEDIDALKGIMLDISEVQRCEKHDRPSEYFCPLHDEVVCIKCIQTKHSQCTGWLPISEAADGVKSSVTKEALSQDLEDVIRNFQELIDNHKKEQIANHNACKFFRGKGSNVVQRIIEKVKDLEAEFVNTVEEQEKDISGKIGCRIMEFQDRLKKIKDLRDKLNGIEGYASDTQIFMSIRKVSEELSDHTEGVKSLTEEPITILKDFQLAAPFQTFLSEVKLLGHVQKDKKLIEFQPTKLQIVQSPVSVSVSKPIDNIEIQNIVKINVSKSQNSSTLWSAVVLTNGQLIFKWIAGKDIVIYNVDGTFARYQPVNDNVKYMAIVDSERLAFSFEKSNEVGIFNVQTLQTEKRIVFKENCYGLEYDGKNLYAAGTTTIQCVEMKNEPVHLSSIPMKTNPVNFLSVHEDRLYYTNYKNHTVYCSNKNGDEIWSFKNEIMKFPIGVTTDQHGNTYVSCTYSNNVLVISADGKNYKELLNASDGLVNPRAIFYDIRNNRLLVCNIVNGQALLCTMK; from the coding sequence ATGATGACAactgaaaaatcattaaattgtGATCCGTGTGACTATAAGCACGAAACAAAGACAGCAGTAAAATGGTGTTCAGAGTGTTCAGAGGCTTTGTGTTTGACATGTTTTGAAGCGCATAGAATTTTAAAGGTCTCAAGAAATCACAACGTCATTTCAATAGAAGACATTGATGCTCTGAAAGGAATTATGTTGGACATATCAGAAGTTCAAAGATGTGAGAAGCATGACAGACCTTCGGAATATTTTTGTCCTTTACATGACGAAGTGGTTTGTATTAAATGCATTCAGACAAAACATAGTCAGTGCACTGGTTGGTTGCCAATCTCAGAAGCAGCAGACGGGGTTAAATCATCGGTAACAAAAGAGGCATTAAGTCAAGATCTTGAGGACGTAATTAGAAATTTTCAAGAGTTAATTGATAACCATAAAAAAGAACAGATAGCGAATCATAACGCTTGCAAATTTTTTAGAGGTAAAGGTTCAAACGTTGTTCAGAGAATTATTGAGAAAGTTAAAGACCTTGAAGCAGAATTTGTCAATACGGTTGAAGAACAGGAGAAAGATATTTCTGGCAAAATAGGCTGCCGAATTATGGAATTTCAAGATAgactgaaaaaaattaaagatttaagAGACAAACTAAATGGTATAGAAGGTTATGCGTCGGATACTCAGATCTTTATGAGCATCCGTAAGGTTTCTGAAGAATTAAGCGATCATACCGAAGGAGTAAAATCTTTGACTGAGGAGCCTATTACTATTTTGAAAGATTTCCAGTTAGCAGCTCCATTTCAGACTTTTCTATCGGAAGTGAAATTGCTTGGCCATGTTCAAAAGGACAAAAAACTTATAGAATTTCAACCAACAAAACTTCAAATAGTTCAATCTCCTGTTTCTGTTTCTGTCTCAAAACCAATAGACAACATAGAAATACAGAATATAGTAAAGATTAATGTTTCTAAGTCGCAAAACAGCTCGACACTTTGGAGCGCAGTTGTATTAACAAATGGACAGTTGATTTTCAAATGGATTGCAGGTAAAGATATTGTCATATACAACGTAGATGGAACGTTTGCGAGATACCAACCTGTAAATGACAACGTGAAATATATGGCAATCGTAGACTCAGAAAGACTAGCGTTCTCCTTTGAAAAAAGCAATGAGGTTGGTATTTTCAACGTGCAAACACTACAAACGGAAAAGAGAATCGTTTTTAAGGAAAATTGCTACGGACTAGAATATGATGGTAAGAATTTATACGCAGCTGGAACGACAACGATACAATGcgttgaaatgaaaaatgaaccAGTGCATTTGTCCTCAATTCCAATGAAAACGAACCCTGTAAATTTTCTTTCTGTCCATGAAGATAGACTGTATTATACTAACTACAAAAATCATACCGTTTACTGCTCAAATAAAAACGGAGATGAAATATggtcttttaaaaatgaaataatgaagtTTCCCATTGGCGTTACAACAGACCAGCATGGGAATACATACGTTTCATGTACATATTCAAACAACGTTCTTGTGATTTCAGCTGACGGAAAAAACTATAAAGAACTACTGAATGCGTCTGACGGACTTGTAAATCCAAGAGCCATATTTTACGACATAAGGAATAATCGACTACTTGTATGTAATATTGTTAACGGACAAGCACTTTTGTgcacaatgaaataa
- the LOC134681256 gene encoding sodium/glucose cotransporter 4-like, translating to MAVDDVDTTLHWGDILVVIGYFIAVIIVGILSSCRNRGSVKGYFLAGRSMHWIPVGASLFASNIGSGHFVGLAGSGAASGIGIAVFELNAIFILMVLGWFFVPVYTAAGVFTMPEYLKKRFGGQRIRVYLSVLALLLYVFTKLSADLFSGAIFITQSFKDLNLYVAVIILLAISAVFTIAGGLTAVIWTDFIQVIIMIIGAFIMMILSFIEVGGYEAMIQKYFASFPDTTINNMGNSSYKYAKCGIPPDNAMHLFRSAEDGSLPWPGIMFGLTISAVWYWCSDQVIVQRALAAKNLSHAKAGTILAGYLKFLPLWIMVFPGMISRILYRDSVGCADPDVCEEACGSRAGCSNIAFPKLVLGIMPTGLKGLMLAVMMSALISSLTSIFNSSSTLFTIDIWLRIRKQASDVELMIVGRCCVLILVVVSIVWIPIIQNISELFHYIQAITSFLAPPVCAIYVLAVFWKRTNEQGAFWGLMIGLVVGLTRFIWEYAYTVPPCGEEADDNRPDIISKVHYLHFGIILFGICFIATIIISLLTKPIPDKHLHRLTFWNRYSTEEREDLDAEPDRSSHHESKLDQFAEEDFDSLPCYTRAFRWICGIEKMEQEPHLSDEEKKAIEAKQNSIHETKTWRYILNINAVVLMTLAVFLWGFYA from the exons tcATCATGTCGGAACCGAGGAAGTGTGAAGGGATATTTCTTAGCAGGGCGATCTATGCATTGGATACCG GTTGGTGCCTCGTTATTTGCCAGTAACATTGGTAGCGGCCACTTTGTTGGTTTGGCAGGTTCCGGTGCTGCCAGTGGTATAGGTATTGCAGTGTTTGAATTAAAT GCAATATTTATTCTAATGGTTCTAGGATGGTTCTTTGTACCTGTTTACACAGCAGCTGGG GTGTTTACAATGCcagaatatttgaagaaaagaTTTGGAGGACAAAGAATCAGAGTCTATCTCTCTGTTTTAGCACTGTTGCTATATGTTTTTACAAAGCTCTCG GCCGATTTATTCTCTGGAGCCATTTTTATAACCCAATCTTTCAAGGATTTGAATCTCTATGTTGCTGTTATCATCTTACTCGCAATATCGGCTGTGTTTACAATAGCTG gTGGACTGACTGCTGTAATATGGACAGATTTTATTCAAGTTATTATTATGATCATTGGAGCTTTCATTATGATGATTTTGA GTTTTATTGAGGTTGGTGGTTACGAAGCTATGATCCAGAAATATTTCGCCTCTTTTCCTGACACTACGATAAATAACATGGGGAATTCTAGTTATAAATATGCCAAATGTGGAATACCGCCAGATAACGCCATGCATCTGTTTCGATCAGCTGAGGATGGAAGTTTACCATGGCCAGGAATAATGTTCGGTTTGACAATCTCTGCTGTATGGTATTGGTGTTCTGATCAG GTAATAGTACAGAGAGCACTAGCAGCAAAGAACTTGTCACATGCAAAAGCTGGTACTATTTTAGCTGGTTATCTTAAGTTTTTGCCACTTTGGATTATGGTATTTCCTGGCATGATTTCAAGAATTTTATACAGAG ATTCCGTTGGTTGTGCTGATCCAGATGTATGTGAAGAGGCATGTGGCTCTAGAGCCGGATGCAGTAACATTGCATTCCCTAAATTAGTGTTAGGGATCATGCCTACGGGATTGAAAGGCCTTATGTTAGCTGTAATGATGTCTGCCTTGATCTCATCACTGACGTCCATATTTAACAGCAGTAGTACTCTCTTTACTATTGATATATGGTTAAGGATACGTAAACAGGCATCAGACGTAGAACTTATGATTGTTGGAAG atGTTGTGTATTGATCTTGGTAGTCGTTTCAATTGTATGGATTCCAATTATTCAGAATATCTCAGAGCTTTTCCATTATATTCAGgcaataacaagctttttagcGCCACCAGTATGTGCGATTTACGTTCTCGCTGTTTTCTGGAAACGGACCAATGAACAG GGTGCATTTTGGGGACTTATGATAGGATTAGTAGTTGGATTAACTCGATTCATTTGGGAATATGCCTACACAGTCCCGCCATGTGGTGAAGAAGCAGACGACAATAGACCAGACATCATCAGCAAAGTTCATTACCTTCACTTTGGTATTATTCTCTTTGGAATTTGTTTTATAGCAACAATTATCATCAGCCTACTCACTAAACCTATTCCAGATAAACAT CTCCACCGCCTGACATTTTGGAATCGGTATAGTACAGAAGAAAGAGAAGATTTAGATGCTGAACCAGATAGGTCTAGTCACCATGAATCTAAACTGGATCAATTTG cGGAAGAAGATTTTGATTCTCTCCCATGTTACACGAGGGCATTCAGATGGATTTGTGGAATTGAAAAAATGGAACAAGAACCCCACTTGTCAGACGAAGAAAAGAAAGCAATTGAAGCTAAACAAAACTCTATCCATGAAACAAAAACATGGAGATATATTCTTAATATAAATGCTGTAGTTTTGATGACATTAGCAGTATTTTTATGGGGATTCTATGCATAG